One Algibacter sp. L3A6 genomic region harbors:
- a CDS encoding SDR family NAD(P)-dependent oxidoreductase — protein sequence MSKNIIITGTSRGIGFELVQLFANEGHNVLALSRNEKPISNLNLENVTCFSFDLNDEKDYEKVETFISENWKQVDVLINNAGALLNKPFAEITIADFEAVYKTNVFGVAEITRKVLPFMQTSSHVVTISSMGGVQGSMKFPGLAAYSSSKAAVITLTELLAEEYKESGIAFNVLALGAVQTEMLEEAFPGYQAPTTALEMAQYIFDFSLNGNKYYNGKMLQVSNSTP from the coding sequence ATGAGTAAAAATATAATTATTACAGGAACAAGTAGAGGTATTGGTTTTGAGTTGGTACAACTTTTTGCAAACGAAGGGCATAATGTATTGGCGCTTTCGCGGAATGAAAAACCTATTAGTAATTTAAATTTAGAAAACGTTACTTGTTTTTCTTTTGATTTAAATGACGAAAAGGATTACGAGAAAGTTGAAACTTTTATTTCTGAAAATTGGAAACAAGTTGATGTTTTAATCAATAACGCTGGCGCTTTACTAAACAAACCGTTTGCAGAAATAACAATTGCAGATTTTGAAGCGGTTTATAAAACAAATGTCTTTGGTGTTGCCGAAATAACTAGAAAAGTACTTCCGTTTATGCAGACTTCAAGCCACGTGGTTACTATTAGTTCTATGGGTGGTGTGCAAGGCAGTATGAAGTTTCCTGGCTTAGCAGCATATAGTTCTAGTAAAGCAGCTGTAATTACGCTTACAGAGCTCTTAGCGGAAGAATATAAAGAATCTGGTATTGCTTTTAATGTATTGGCTTTAGGAGCTGTACAAACCGAAATGCTGGAAGAAGCCTTTCCTGGTTATCAAGCACCAACTACAGCTTTAGAAATGGCTCAGTATATTTTCGATTTTTCACTTAACGGAAATAAGTATTATAACGGTAAAATGTTACAGGTTTCTAATTCTACGCCGTAA
- a CDS encoding gliding motility-associated C-terminal domain-containing protein yields the protein MKKVLFLAFALLLSCFAKVHAQCDEVVTYNVCDMTIVDKDADGTPDGIINLYDVYNALPGISTPITSASGTWFDPNYNFSLDVSTGDLYLWDLKDASVDIDSYQFQLIDTSSACPDGIKTRLNIVLGPFEGKPLPPAGVNDANVTVCQAVLAGFDLFQVFESQPSPHKNGVWEFVGNMGDPSNFKGLSVEGKFNAEIPYEPYGDLVEFDVFEFKYTVYGVSPCDSEKVSYFKVEVIRDVLSGEPSTYDICESDILSGMWDADIDLTDDRFLVGEDVEGTWKSAFDPTNQISNPADSNINIREVYDNLKSSKSNFGCREFTYTYSVEARSSLTDCPSKESEVVFRIYEPIKPFYQAQPLEVCLDDNKPAGISLYNELIFTTENGVLYNYPEVLGCNSWSFISGPSDIRTDTDSGYINLNTLTQANAGTYVFSYYVSSLCNACGSSGTSPCDPKFTYVTIVLLPNNYPGEDTVGMEFCENDPLIASPFDLFSRLNINSVDGPIYQGPLGIWVDNISGETITNPTTYELPQVKDSQLFDFTYSTVTEKGCINSVNLSFTVYEEYTAGVDTLLDVCDNNGVVDLFDELDGNPSGTGTWTGPNGFITTDYKAGFDPKTADAGVYTYTVPDNVSPEGTTMCSGSEATITVTLYKSPSAGEDVAYDVCRSDLEIDLIDYLDDSANSGGVFIDVDNGNLPIGNLLDVSQLVAGVYNFRYEIQGHASCLLDTALIEITVSEVEVPTTSNQTFCAVDGETVNSLVANNGYDFNWYDTAIDTTPLPLGTILINGEDYFVAALDENGCESPKIAMTATILPFGDDNCESCIKDGISVNGDGVNDVFDLCNLPETYPNFELNIHNRYGVTVYKGIKSTPLFSGKSNVSGTLGKQLSSGVYFYVFDPKDGMTKPFQGNFYLSK from the coding sequence TTGAAAAAAGTCCTCTTTTTGGCTTTTGCTCTTCTATTATCTTGTTTTGCAAAAGTACATGCGCAATGCGATGAAGTAGTAACTTATAATGTTTGTGACATGACAATCGTTGATAAGGATGCTGACGGAACGCCCGACGGAATAATTAATTTATACGACGTTTATAATGCTCTTCCTGGAATTTCAACGCCAATAACATCGGCTTCGGGCACTTGGTTCGATCCAAATTATAATTTCTCCCTAGATGTATCTACTGGCGATTTATATTTATGGGACTTAAAAGATGCTTCGGTTGATATCGATTCGTACCAGTTTCAATTAATCGATACGTCTAGTGCGTGTCCCGATGGAATAAAAACACGATTAAATATTGTTCTCGGCCCTTTTGAAGGGAAACCTTTGCCTCCTGCAGGAGTTAATGATGCGAATGTTACGGTATGTCAAGCCGTGCTAGCTGGTTTCGATTTATTTCAAGTTTTCGAGTCACAACCATCACCTCACAAAAATGGTGTTTGGGAGTTTGTAGGGAATATGGGAGACCCAAGTAATTTTAAAGGCTTAAGTGTTGAAGGTAAGTTTAATGCCGAAATTCCTTATGAGCCTTATGGTGATCTAGTAGAGTTTGATGTTTTCGAATTTAAATATACCGTTTATGGTGTGTCGCCATGCGATTCAGAAAAAGTATCTTATTTTAAAGTAGAAGTTATTCGTGATGTACTTTCTGGAGAACCTTCAACTTATGACATTTGTGAGAGTGATATATTATCTGGAATGTGGGATGCAGATATTGATTTAACAGATGATAGATTCCTTGTAGGTGAAGATGTAGAAGGTACTTGGAAATCTGCTTTTGATCCTACAAACCAAATTTCAAACCCAGCAGATTCTAATATTAATATTAGAGAGGTTTATGATAATTTAAAAAGTAGTAAATCTAATTTTGGCTGTAGAGAGTTTACGTATACATACTCGGTAGAAGCGAGGTCTTCTTTAACCGATTGCCCAAGTAAAGAATCGGAAGTGGTATTTAGAATTTACGAACCTATTAAACCTTTTTATCAAGCTCAGCCTTTGGAAGTGTGTTTGGATGATAATAAGCCGGCAGGTATAAGCTTGTACAACGAATTAATTTTTACAACAGAAAACGGTGTATTGTATAATTATCCAGAAGTATTAGGGTGTAACTCGTGGAGTTTTATTTCAGGACCTTCGGATATTAGAACAGATACCGATTCTGGTTATATAAATTTAAATACACTTACTCAAGCCAATGCAGGTACCTACGTTTTTAGTTATTATGTTTCTAGTTTGTGTAATGCTTGTGGAAGTAGTGGTACGTCGCCATGCGATCCTAAATTCACTTATGTTACTATTGTTTTATTGCCTAATAATTATCCAGGTGAAGACACTGTAGGTATGGAGTTTTGCGAAAATGATCCGTTAATAGCAAGTCCTTTTGATCTGTTTTCTCGTTTGAATATCAATAGTGTTGATGGCCCAATTTACCAAGGACCTTTAGGAATATGGGTTGATAATATTTCTGGAGAAACGATTACAAACCCAACAACCTACGAGTTGCCCCAAGTTAAAGATAGTCAGCTTTTCGATTTTACTTATTCAACTGTAACAGAAAAAGGCTGTATTAATTCGGTAAATTTATCGTTTACAGTTTATGAAGAATATACAGCTGGTGTAGATACGCTATTAGATGTTTGCGATAATAATGGTGTTGTTGATTTGTTTGATGAATTAGACGGAAATCCTAGTGGAACAGGAACCTGGACAGGACCAAACGGATTTATTACAACCGATTATAAAGCTGGATTTGATCCAAAAACAGCTGATGCCGGAGTTTATACTTATACAGTTCCTGATAATGTATCGCCAGAGGGCACAACTATGTGTTCTGGTAGTGAGGCAACTATTACGGTAACTCTTTATAAGAGTCCAAGTGCAGGAGAGGATGTTGCTTATGATGTGTGCCGATCTGATTTGGAAATAGATTTAATAGATTATCTAGATGATTCAGCTAACAGCGGTGGTGTTTTTATAGATGTAGATAATGGTAATTTACCCATAGGGAATTTGTTAGATGTTTCTCAATTGGTGGCTGGAGTTTATAATTTTAGATACGAAATTCAAGGGCATGCTTCATGTCTTTTAGATACAGCCTTAATAGAAATTACTGTTTCTGAAGTTGAGGTGCCAACAACATCTAATCAAACTTTCTGCGCTGTAGATGGTGAAACCGTTAATAGCTTAGTCGCGAATAATGGATATGATTTTAATTGGTATGATACAGCCATTGACACAACTCCATTACCATTAGGGACTATTTTAATAAACGGCGAAGACTATTTTGTTGCCGCTTTAGATGAAAATGGTTGCGAATCTCCCAAAATAGCCATGACGGCTACTATCCTACCTTTTGGAGATGATAATTGCGAAAGTTGTATTAAAGATGGTATTTCCGTTAATGGTGATGGTGTAAACGATGTTTTCGATTTATGTAATTTACCGGAAACCTATCCAAATTTCGAATTAAATATTCATAACAGATATGGAGTTACTGTTTATAAAGGTATAAAAAGCACACCGTTATTTTCGGGTAAATCGAATGTCTCGGGAACACTAGGGAAGCAATTGTCTTCTGGAGTTTATTTTTATGTTTTCGATCCGAAAGACGGGATGACTAAACCTTTTCAGGGGAATTTTTACTTAAGCAAATAA
- a CDS encoding OmpA family protein encodes MIKKITLIFAICFMSQLAVGQKSRGDRFFEKGDYINAAKYYETALEKERHKKDLENLAECYYNTFQYRLASRHLKQLVKGRFGEKDKSYNNEYNFKLYQILSALGDYEAALVYLKLYKENNSATLDVAESIETIETFKLKTPDYKIEKAQFNSEASDFGAVKFGDSVYFTSDRDVNQLFGKTYKWTHQPFLDIYVTAVNKDIDTVGYTKALPKNVNSKYHEGNFCFSKDGNTLYISRSNIVDGKREFNDAKTNDIHIYKWVKENGKWLEPVKLAFNKNGFSYQHPALSPDGSKLYFSSNLEGGFGSFDLYYVALSEGEISDPVNLGATINTENREHFPFISEEGNLFFASNGHLGLGMLDNFVSELVNNTFTAPTNLGVPINSQYDDFGINYYNENEGFFASNRNKKDDNIFKFKQSGPIFIREYINTFEIRDAVTKEYIPNAQVVLSNRKKAEVYSNTLDDTSVFNMNLLADHYELKAESEGYYAKTLTVEVLEKQDQKHVLYLKQIPPPPPVVVDPVEAIITEKKIDKKLKEEDPTRFALLTDVDGPPVIEKDGKLFFKLAPIYFDFGTWNITTESKKILDELSAKLERYPDIYLKISAHTDSRGSAKYNQILSERRAESTRNYIALEGYINARRLSFKGFGEMEPIVPCPMLNCTEEEHQLNRRSEFEIIKY; translated from the coding sequence ATGATTAAGAAAATAACTTTAATTTTTGCAATCTGTTTTATGTCTCAGTTGGCCGTTGGCCAAAAATCTAGAGGCGATCGTTTTTTCGAAAAAGGAGATTACATCAATGCAGCAAAATATTACGAAACGGCCTTAGAAAAGGAACGTCATAAAAAAGATTTAGAAAATCTAGCGGAATGTTACTATAATACGTTTCAGTATCGATTAGCATCTCGACATTTAAAGCAATTGGTAAAAGGTCGATTTGGCGAAAAGGATAAAAGCTACAACAACGAATATAACTTTAAGCTGTATCAAATACTTTCTGCTTTGGGAGATTATGAGGCTGCTTTGGTGTATTTAAAATTGTATAAAGAGAATAATTCTGCAACGTTAGATGTTGCTGAATCTATCGAAACCATTGAAACTTTTAAGCTTAAAACACCCGATTACAAAATTGAAAAAGCGCAGTTTAATTCTGAAGCTTCAGATTTTGGAGCGGTAAAGTTTGGGGATAGTGTTTATTTTACTTCCGATAGAGATGTAAATCAATTATTCGGAAAAACTTATAAATGGACGCATCAACCATTTTTGGATATTTATGTAACTGCTGTAAACAAGGATATTGATACCGTTGGCTATACAAAAGCATTACCGAAAAATGTCAATTCTAAATATCACGAAGGAAATTTCTGTTTTAGTAAAGACGGTAATACCTTATATATTTCAAGAAGTAATATTGTAGATGGTAAGCGCGAATTTAACGATGCTAAAACCAATGATATTCACATTTATAAATGGGTAAAAGAGAATGGAAAATGGTTGGAGCCAGTGAAATTAGCGTTTAATAAAAACGGATTCTCATATCAGCACCCAGCTTTAAGTCCAGATGGGAGTAAATTATACTTCTCGTCTAATTTAGAAGGTGGTTTTGGAAGTTTCGATTTGTATTACGTTGCTTTAAGTGAAGGTGAAATTAGCGATCCTGTAAACTTAGGTGCTACAATAAATACAGAAAATAGAGAACACTTTCCATTTATATCAGAAGAAGGAAATCTGTTTTTTGCTTCTAACGGACATTTAGGTTTGGGTATGTTGGATAATTTTGTTTCGGAGTTGGTGAATAATACGTTTACTGCTCCAACAAATTTAGGTGTGCCAATCAATTCTCAATACGATGATTTCGGAATAAATTATTACAACGAAAATGAAGGCTTTTTTGCTTCGAATAGAAATAAAAAAGACGATAATATTTTCAAGTTTAAACAATCGGGACCAATATTTATTAGAGAGTATATCAACACATTTGAAATTCGAGATGCTGTTACAAAAGAATATATTCCTAACGCTCAAGTTGTTTTAAGCAACAGAAAAAAGGCTGAGGTGTATAGTAATACTTTAGATGATACTTCTGTTTTTAATATGAATTTGTTAGCAGATCATTACGAGCTTAAAGCTGAAAGTGAAGGGTATTATGCAAAAACGCTCACTGTAGAAGTTTTAGAAAAACAAGATCAAAAACATGTATTGTATTTAAAGCAAATTCCGCCACCGCCACCAGTAGTTGTAGATCCCGTGGAAGCTATAATTACAGAAAAGAAAATAGATAAGAAATTAAAAGAAGAAGATCCAACGAGGTTTGCTTTGCTTACTGATGTCGATGGACCACCGGTTATAGAGAAAGATGGTAAATTATTTTTTAAGTTAGCTCCTATTTATTTTGATTTTGGAACTTGGAATATTACAACCGAATCTAAAAAAATATTAGACGAATTATCTGCAAAATTAGAACGTTATCCTGATATCTATTTAAAGATAAGCGCTCATACTGATAGTCGTGGTAGTGCAAAATACAATCAAATTTTATCAGAGCGTCGTGCAGAATCTACAAGAAATTACATAGCTTTGGAAGGTTATATTAACGCTCGTAGATTATCGTTTAAAGGCTTTGGGGAAATGGAGCCTATTGTACCGTGCCCTATGCTAAATTGCACAGAAGAAGAGCACCAGCTTAACAGACGAAGCGAGTTCGAAATTATTAAATATTAA
- a CDS encoding M28 family metallopeptidase produces the protein MKNILSLSLVMFVFSCAAQNKIEEKSIKTSLEYLASDALEGRSTGSIGIEKAAVFIENFFNENNVKPYFETYRDIFNVKDITGYNVVGYIEGNDPVLKDEFVILGAHYDHIGTAKEFNGDVIANGANDDASGTVAVMEWAKYFSETKTNKRSVLFTLYAAEEMGLKGSGHLAERLKSDSLNVYTMINFEMIGVPRAEGESMAYVTGYKESNMAEKLNSYANTEIIGFLPKAKEFNLFKRSDNYPFYKSFQIPAQAISTFDFTNFDYYHHVDDETENMDFKHMTNFINKMIPALEGMINASTKEIKLTNE, from the coding sequence ATGAAAAATATATTAAGTCTTAGTTTAGTAATGTTTGTTTTTAGCTGTGCTGCTCAAAATAAAATAGAAGAAAAATCTATTAAAACAAGTTTAGAGTATTTAGCATCCGATGCTTTGGAGGGACGAAGTACAGGAAGTATTGGTATAGAAAAAGCAGCCGTTTTTATAGAGAACTTCTTTAATGAAAATAATGTAAAACCTTATTTTGAAACTTATAGAGATATCTTTAATGTAAAGGATATTACGGGCTATAATGTTGTCGGTTATATTGAAGGTAATGATCCTGTTTTAAAAGATGAATTCGTGATTTTAGGTGCGCATTACGATCATATTGGTACGGCAAAAGAATTTAATGGCGATGTTATTGCAAACGGTGCGAACGATGATGCTTCGGGTACAGTGGCTGTTATGGAATGGGCAAAATATTTTTCTGAAACTAAAACTAATAAGCGCAGTGTTTTGTTTACGCTTTATGCTGCAGAAGAAATGGGTTTAAAAGGTTCTGGACATTTAGCAGAGCGTTTAAAAAGCGATAGTTTAAATGTATATACCATGATTAATTTCGAGATGATTGGTGTGCCTAGAGCAGAAGGAGAATCTATGGCTTATGTTACCGGCTATAAAGAATCGAATATGGCTGAAAAATTAAACAGTTACGCTAATACTGAAATTATAGGGTTCCTGCCAAAGGCAAAAGAATTTAATTTGTTTAAACGTTCAGATAATTATCCATTCTACAAATCTTTTCAAATTCCGGCGCAAGCCATTTCAACCTTCGATTTCACAAATTTTGATTATTATCATCATGTGGATGACGAAACTGAAAACATGGATTTTAAGCACATGACGAACTTTATAAATAAAATGATTCCTGCTCTAGAAGGGATGATAAACGCTTCAACTAAAGAAATAAAACTTACCAATGAGTAA
- a CDS encoding type IX secretion system membrane protein PorP/SprF: protein MKIKLFILFIVCNLSVFAQQEPQYTQYMYNMSMVNPAYMINEPSLVEVGALYRTQWVGIDGAPKTTNVFANIPLSEKIELSVNYLNDNIGGNVNTSENIFNVDAAYKINLNKELNLSFGLKAGFDHLNFSAIGSNVSTDPSFGNTNKTVLNIGAGAFLFHKNYYVGLSSPNLIPADLSVNDDVIYNNSIHGFLIAGYIYELNDLFKIKPSTVMKFAGGAPLSFDVSANVLYDNKLELGVSYRYQDAVSGLAVFNITPDLRIGYSHDFNTSQLKSYNNGSHEFVLLYRFDVLGLSKKYSSPRFY from the coding sequence ATGAAGATAAAATTATTTATACTATTTATAGTTTGTAATCTGTCGGTTTTTGCACAGCAAGAACCACAGTACACACAATATATGTACAATATGAGCATGGTGAATCCTGCTTATATGATAAACGAACCAAGCCTTGTAGAAGTTGGTGCTTTATACCGAACACAATGGGTAGGGATAGACGGAGCACCAAAAACAACTAATGTTTTTGCTAATATTCCATTGAGTGAAAAAATAGAATTAAGCGTTAATTATTTAAATGATAATATAGGAGGAAATGTAAATACAAGTGAAAACATATTTAATGTAGATGCAGCTTATAAAATTAATTTAAACAAAGAGCTTAATTTGTCTTTTGGATTAAAAGCTGGTTTCGATCATTTAAATTTTAGTGCTATTGGTAGTAATGTATCTACCGATCCTTCTTTTGGAAACACTAATAAAACGGTTTTAAATATTGGAGCAGGAGCCTTTTTGTTTCATAAAAATTATTACGTCGGGTTATCGTCACCAAATTTAATTCCTGCCGATTTAAGTGTTAATGATGATGTGATATACAACAACAGTATTCATGGGTTTTTAATTGCAGGTTATATTTACGAGTTGAATGATTTGTTTAAAATAAAACCATCAACTGTTATGAAATTTGCTGGAGGAGCACCGTTATCTTTTGATGTTTCTGCAAATGTTCTTTATGATAATAAACTCGAATTAGGAGTGTCTTATCGTTATCAAGACGCTGTTTCTGGTTTGGCTGTTTTCAACATAACACCAGATTTACGCATCGGTTATTCGCACGATTTTAATACAAGTCAATTAAAAAGTTACAACAATGGAAGTCACGAATTTGTTTTGCTTTATAGGTTTGATGTATTAGGTTTAAGTAAAAAATATTCATCTCCAAGATTCTACTAA